The Virgibacillus dokdonensis genome includes a window with the following:
- a CDS encoding CoA transferase has protein sequence MKQIGIPIKLSKTPGSIRSSAPKHGEHQEVLDPYLAHSSTAALQDEN, from the coding sequence GTGAAGCAGATTGGGATACCTATAAAACTCTCTAAAACACCAGGAAGCATTCGTTCTTCAGCGCCTAAGCATGGAGAGCATCAGGAAGTGCTTGATCCATATTTAGCTCATAGTTCTACAGCAGCTTTACAAGATGAAAATTAA
- a CDS encoding class I adenylate-forming enzyme family protein, whose product MDVRSTLARNARQFPDKQAVCFENHSYTYKQLNDEVNKIASGLLTHHVGKGEKIGVLMKNSDQFMIVFYAIMKIGAIAVPINFRLTAREIQYIVEDADISVLFFDEAYVPLVRQITENNPNIKLRICASDQAYENIQTIHDIRVQNVLEPNVEVAESDDAEILYTSGTTGNPKGALFDHHRILYVAFTSAIMMKIDPADKLLHVAPLFHSAQLNLFMITGTFLGSTQIIHQDFHPAHVLQAIEQYKISLFFAVPTMYNFLLQVSNYETYDLSSVKRCGYGAAPMPTALLKKVMHLFKHDQFYNMCGLTEAGPGGVLLLPEEHKTKMGAGGKAMLCTEVKVVNEWGEDAAPYEVGEFIIQSEMVMKEYYKNPEETRRTLRDGWLYTGDLAIIDEDGYITLVDRKKDMIISGGENIYSTEVEQVLYQSPDVLEATVIGLPDEIWGEKVVAIVVAKEGKSLEVEKLKTFCRQHLASHKVPTEFIKENFIPRNASGKILKYRLREALQTGESSS is encoded by the coding sequence ATCGACGTTAGATCGACGTTAGCTAGGAATGCGCGGCAGTTTCCAGATAAGCAAGCTGTTTGTTTTGAAAATCACTCCTACACATATAAGCAGCTCAACGACGAAGTTAATAAGATTGCTAGCGGTTTATTAACACATCATGTAGGGAAAGGAGAAAAAATAGGTGTTTTAATGAAAAATTCCGATCAATTCATGATTGTATTTTATGCCATTATGAAAATTGGAGCTATCGCTGTACCGATTAACTTTCGTTTAACCGCACGCGAAATACAATATATTGTGGAGGATGCAGACATTTCTGTTCTATTTTTTGACGAAGCATATGTCCCTTTAGTTCGGCAAATTACGGAAAATAATCCGAATATAAAGTTACGCATTTGTGCCAGTGATCAAGCTTATGAAAACATACAAACGATACATGATATTCGTGTGCAAAATGTATTAGAACCTAATGTAGAAGTTGCAGAATCAGATGATGCCGAAATATTATACACATCTGGTACAACTGGAAACCCAAAAGGGGCTTTATTTGACCACCATCGAATCCTTTATGTCGCATTTACCTCAGCCATTATGATGAAAATAGATCCTGCAGACAAATTACTTCACGTTGCGCCATTATTCCATTCCGCACAATTAAACCTATTTATGATTACAGGTACTTTTCTAGGTTCTACGCAAATTATCCATCAAGACTTTCACCCCGCTCATGTATTACAAGCGATTGAACAATATAAAATCTCTCTCTTCTTTGCCGTGCCGACCATGTATAATTTCTTACTCCAAGTGTCGAATTATGAAACTTATGACCTTTCTTCAGTAAAACGTTGCGGTTATGGTGCTGCACCGATGCCAACCGCTTTATTGAAAAAAGTGATGCACTTATTTAAGCACGATCAATTTTACAATATGTGTGGTTTAACGGAAGCTGGTCCAGGTGGAGTTCTATTGTTGCCTGAGGAACATAAGACAAAAATGGGTGCAGGTGGAAAAGCTATGCTCTGTACGGAAGTCAAAGTCGTCAATGAATGGGGAGAGGATGCTGCACCTTATGAAGTAGGTGAATTTATTATTCAAAGTGAAATGGTGATGAAGGAATATTATAAAAATCCCGAAGAGACAAGACGAACGCTGAGAGACGGATGGCTTTATACTGGAGATTTAGCAATCATAGATGAAGATGGGTATATTACCCTTGTTGATCGAAAGAAAGATATGATTATATCCGGTGGTGAAAATATTTATTCTACAGAAGTAGAGCAAGTTCTTTATCAATCCCCTGATGTATTAGAAGCAACAGTAATTGGATTACCAGATGAAATATGGGGAGAAAAAGTTGTTGCAATTGTTGTAGCAAAAGAAGGTAAAAGTTTGGAAGTAGAAAAACTAAAAACGTTTTGTCGCCAACATTTAGCTAGCCATAAAGTACCGACAGAATTTATTAAAGAAAATTTCATACCTCGCAATGCGTCCGGAAAAATCTTGAAATATCGTCTTAGAGAAGCGCTACAAACAGGAGAGTCATCATCTTAG